A genome region from Crossiella equi includes the following:
- a CDS encoding MCE family protein produces MKRALRLTGLVLCASLLSGCGLGEFGGLYNVPLPGGADLGEHPYRVKVRFKDVLDLVPQAGVKVNDVAVGKVESVALAPDGWTAEVTVLVNGGVKLPANADAKLRQSSLLGEKFVELAAPRNAQGSLADGALIPIERTNRNPEVEEVFGALSLLLNGGGVAQLQTITKELNKALSGREPELRELLSNVDKLVSTLDGHKTEITRALDGLNRLSATLVGQLGNIRTALDGLEPGLKVLAEQRQQLVGMLTALDRLSGVATDVVNRSKDDLVHDLKALTPTLQKLGEAGQNLPKGFELLLTFPFPDSAVDGIKGDYTNLHAKIDLDLSRILDNLGSSRQPLLPLPGGTPQQGAAPPLLPGLPSLPGVGGGQQQGGGGGLGDLLTGLLGGGRR; encoded by the coding sequence ATGAAGCGCGCACTCCGCCTCACCGGGCTCGTCCTGTGCGCGAGCCTGCTCTCCGGCTGCGGGCTCGGTGAGTTCGGCGGGCTGTACAACGTGCCGCTGCCCGGCGGCGCCGACCTGGGGGAGCACCCGTACCGGGTCAAGGTGCGGTTCAAGGATGTGCTCGACCTGGTGCCGCAGGCCGGGGTCAAGGTCAACGACGTGGCCGTGGGCAAGGTCGAGTCGGTCGCGCTGGCCCCGGACGGCTGGACCGCCGAGGTGACCGTGCTGGTCAACGGCGGGGTGAAGCTGCCCGCGAACGCCGACGCCAAGCTGCGCCAGTCCAGCCTGCTGGGGGAGAAGTTCGTCGAGCTGGCCGCGCCCCGCAACGCCCAGGGCAGCCTCGCCGACGGCGCGCTGATCCCGATCGAGCGCACCAACCGCAACCCCGAGGTCGAGGAGGTCTTCGGCGCGCTGTCCCTGCTGCTCAACGGCGGCGGCGTGGCGCAGCTCCAGACCATCACCAAGGAGCTCAACAAGGCCCTGTCCGGCCGCGAGCCGGAGCTGCGCGAGCTGCTGTCCAACGTGGACAAGCTGGTCAGCACCCTGGACGGGCACAAGACCGAGATCACCCGCGCGCTGGACGGCCTCAACCGCCTGTCCGCCACGCTGGTCGGCCAGCTCGGCAACATCCGCACCGCGTTGGACGGGCTGGAGCCCGGCTTGAAGGTGCTGGCCGAGCAGCGGCAGCAGCTGGTCGGCATGCTCACCGCGTTGGACCGGCTCTCCGGCGTGGCCACCGACGTGGTCAACCGCAGCAAGGACGACCTCGTCCACGACCTCAAGGCGCTCACCCCGACGCTGCAGAAGCTCGGCGAGGCCGGGCAGAACCTGCCCAAGGGCTTCGAGCTGCTGCTCACCTTCCCGTTCCCGGACTCCGCGGTGGACGGGATCAAGGGCGACTACACCAACCTGCACGCCAAGATCGACCTCGACCTGAGCCGCATCCTGGACAACCTGGGCAGCTCCCGGCAGCCGCTGCTCCCGCTGCCCGGCGGCACGCCCCAGCAGGGCGCCGCGCCACCGCTGCTGCCCGGTCTGCCCAGCCTGCCCGGGGTCGGCGGTGGCCAGCAGCAGGGCGGTGGCGGCGGCCTGGGTGACCTG